A window of Pseudomonas denitrificans (nom. rej.) genomic DNA:
TCTCACCGCGCGTGCGCAGGAGCTCGGCGCCCTGCTCGAACGTTGCCAGGAAGCCAACCAGCGCAACGGCCGCCTCATCCGTTCCGGCCAGACCAGCACCGAGCGCACGCTCGACATCCTGCGCGGCCAGGAAACTCCGCGACTCTATGATCGCTACGGCGGCTCCACCCAGAGCAACCGCCAGCGTCCGCTCAGCCAGGCCTGAACTCCTCTGGCCTGAAGGCCCGCCCTAGGGCAGAATGCCACTATCCGGCCCTGCCCCGTGCACGACTCATAACAAACACAATGGAGACCTGCGGACCGTGTCCAATCTGTTCGCCGAGGAAAATGGCCCTCAACCACCGAAGGTGTTGAAAGCTCCGGTGGAGATCCACGCCAGCCTGAAAATGCTGATGGACAGTCACGATCCCCTGGTAATCACCTTCGAAGGGCGCAGCCAGCGCTTCCAGAGCTTCGTCGTCGAGATCAACCGCGAGCGCAACATCGTCGCCCTCGATGAACTCATCCCCAACGACGGCGAGCGCTTCCTGCAGAATGGCGAGCAGTTCCGCATCGAAGCCTTCCACGAAGGCGTGCGCGTCGCCTGGGAAAACACCCAGAACGCTTTCTTCTCCGAGATCGACAGCGCCCGCTGCTACTGGCTGCCGGTGCCGGCCGAAATGCTCTACCACCAGCGCCGCAACGCCTTCCGCGCCCCTGTGAGCCAGGTCCAGCCGGTGCCGGTGGAAATTGGCGGCAGCAAACTGAAGTCGCCGCTCAAGGGCAGCCTGATCGACATTTCCGCCACGGGCTGCAAGATTCGCCTGGAAGGCAACGCCGCCGAGCGCCTGCAGCCCGGCCAGGTCTATGAAGAATTCACCGCGCGCCTGCCCTTCGGCGCCCTGACCATGGAAGTCGAACTGCGCCACGTGCACTTCGAGGAAAAGGTCGGCTACAGCTTCGCCGGCATGCGCTTCCACCAGATGAGCGGCCTGGCGCAGCGCAACATCGAGCGCTTCGTCTACCAGCTGCAACGCGAAGCCCGGCGCTTCGAGAAGGACGAACTGTTCTAGTTCGTCCCGGGCGGCAAGCGCTTGCCGCCCTTCCCTGCCGCCTCACGCGGGTCGGCTTTCTTCCTCGGCTTCTGCTTCTGCCTCCACTTCCGGCTCGGCAGCCGGCGTGCTGTTGTCGTTGCCCTTCATCTGCTCCTCCACGGCCGCTTCGTCGACCCGCGGGTCGAGGGCGGCGGACAGCGGCGAGGACGCCAGGCTGTCCGGCGTGGCAACGTGCTTGACCGGTGCCTCGTCGACCCGGTGTACACCACTGACCTTCTCCGGCTGCACGCGCCAGATGAGGATCAGCGAGCAGGCACAGACGAAGGCGTAGAGCATGTTGGCGCCGAACAGCTTCATCAGCGCACCGGCCGCCAGCGGGCCGATACAGGCGCCGACACCGAAGGTCACCAGCAGCATCGCGGTCAGCGAAACGCGGCGCTCACCTTCGACGTGGTCGTTGGAGAAGGCCACGGCCAGCGGATACAAAGTGAACTGCACCAGGCAGACGATGAAGCCCATCGGCAGCAGCCACGCCAACGAAATCGGCGGCACCGGCAGCAACGGCAGCAACGGCAGCGCCGCCAGCGGCAAGGCCACTATCAACAGCAGGATCGCGGCATTACGGATCAGCACGGCGCGGTCGATGCGGTCCGACAGCCAGCCCAGCGGCCACTGCACCAGCAGGCCGGCGAAGATGCAGCCGCCCATGAACAGTCCGATCTCCTCGTTACTCAGACCCTGGCGCACCGCATAGAGCGGCGCCAGGCCGTAGAACGAACCGACCACCAGCCCGGACACCAGCACCGTGGTCAACGACTGCGGCACACGCTGGATGAAGAAGCGCGGCTCCAGCGGCGCCGGGCGCAGCGGCGCGGGGTGGACCTTGTGGGTGATCGCCACCGGGATCAGCGACAGCGCAAAGCACAGCGCGATCATCATCGGCAGCTCCGGGCCCAGCCCCGGATGCACCACCAGCACCAGCTGGCCGAGTACCAGGCCCAGGTAGGACGCGACCATGTAGCCGGCGAACACGGCACCGCGCTGGCGCGCTTCGGCCTGCTCGTTGAGCCAGCTCTCGATGACCATGTACTGGCACATCATCCCCAGGCCGATGGCGACCCGCAGCAACAGCCAGAAGCCCAGCCAGGGCAACAGGCCGATGCCCAGCACAGCAGCGGTCACCAACCCGCCACAGGCGACGTAGGCGCGGATATGA
This region includes:
- a CDS encoding flagellar brake protein, with product MSNLFAEENGPQPPKVLKAPVEIHASLKMLMDSHDPLVITFEGRSQRFQSFVVEINRERNIVALDELIPNDGERFLQNGEQFRIEAFHEGVRVAWENTQNAFFSEIDSARCYWLPVPAEMLYHQRRNAFRAPVSQVQPVPVEIGGSKLKSPLKGSLIDISATGCKIRLEGNAAERLQPGQVYEEFTARLPFGALTMEVELRHVHFEEKVGYSFAGMRFHQMSGLAQRNIERFVYQLQREARRFEKDELF
- a CDS encoding MFS transporter — translated: MLRIVTAFRALYFAAVMLLTGSGLLSTYLALRLGAEKVDGLWIGAMMAAYYLGLVLGGKIGHRLIARVGHIRAYVACGGLVTAAVLGIGLLPWLGFWLLLRVAIGLGMMCQYMVIESWLNEQAEARQRGAVFAGYMVASYLGLVLGQLVLVVHPGLGPELPMMIALCFALSLIPVAITHKVHPAPLRPAPLEPRFFIQRVPQSLTTVLVSGLVVGSFYGLAPLYAVRQGLSNEEIGLFMGGCIFAGLLVQWPLGWLSDRIDRAVLIRNAAILLLIVALPLAALPLLPLLPVPPISLAWLLPMGFIVCLVQFTLYPLAVAFSNDHVEGERRVSLTAMLLVTFGVGACIGPLAAGALMKLFGANMLYAFVCACSLILIWRVQPEKVSGVHRVDEAPVKHVATPDSLASSPLSAALDPRVDEAAVEEQMKGNDNSTPAAEPEVEAEAEAEEESRPA